One part of the Lotus japonicus ecotype B-129 chromosome 2, LjGifu_v1.2 genome encodes these proteins:
- the LOC130737278 gene encoding F-box/kelch-repeat protein At3g06240-like: MAVPLAVPDEVAFSILSKLPLKSLKRFICIHKSFSLLLEDSYFMTTFRTNFISKLHSYYHHTSLLLLQADHTHANSSAMYLLSGESFQNRLKLHWPPPFQEDSRYVSILNSGIHGTLCLHRNRGDIVLWNPSTEEFKIIPPSPIESLPYMDILLHLHGFSYDHVTDDYKVIRQVSFLQYLTDFEGDWDDVPNCPDPYPDPLWEIYSLRSNSWRKLDIEMHSAYGNDSIYMNGVCHWLCRPNQYIDEGHLLSFNFSDESSFTTALPLDLCDMMIINRPVVLNGSIAVISNHCETTIFHITVLGEVGVKESWMKLFTVGPLPCVEYLIGTGKKGNIFFTKKDEEVVWFDLGTMMIQEIGLKGRSPCTQMVIYKENLLRLSK, from the coding sequence ATGGCGGTTCCTCTCGCAGTACCAGATGAAGTTGCTTTCTCAATTCTATCAAAGTTGCCTCTGAAATCCCTAAAACGATTCATCTGTATTCACAAATCCTTCTCTCTTTTACTTGAAGACTCTTATTTCATGACCACGTTCCGCACCAATTTCATATCAAAACTTCATTCTTATTATCATCACACATCCCTCCTCTTGCTTCAAGCAGATCATACACATGCTAATTCTTCTGCCATGTATTTGCTTTCTGGCGAGAGTTTTCAAAACAGACTCAAATTACACTGGCCACCTCCATTTCAAGAGGATTCCAGATATGTTTCAATTTTGAATTCTGGTATTCATGGCACCCTTTGTCTCCACCGAAATCGTGGAGACATTGTGTTGTGGAACCCCTCTACTGAGGAATTCAAGATTATTCCTCCAAGCCCTATCGAGTCTCTACCTTATATGGATATTTTACTTCATCTTCATGGATTCAGTTATGACCATGTTACAGATGACTATAAGGTGATTCGACAAGTAAGTTTTCTTCAATACCTCACAGACTTTGAAGGTGATTGGGATGATGTGCCAAACTGCCCAGACCCATACCCAGACCCCCTTTGGGAGATATATAGCTTGAGGAGTAACTCATGGAGGAAACTTGATATTGAGATGCATAGTGCATATGGAAATGATAGCATTTACATGAATGGAGTGTGTCACTGGTTGTGTAGACCAAACCAATACATCGATGAAGGACATTTGTTATCATTTAATTTTAGCGATGAGAGTTCATTTACAACAGCATTACCCTTAGATCTATGTGATATGATGATTATAAATCGCCCGGTCGTGTTGAATGGGTCCATTGCTGTGATCTCAAACCATTGTGAAACCACTATTTTTCACATAACAGTTTTGGGTGAGGTCGGTGTGAAGGAATCATGGATGAAGCTTTTCACTGTTGGGCCCTTGCCTTGCGTCGAGTATCTTATTGGAACGGGGAAGAAGGGTAATATATTCTTCACaaaaaaagatgaagaagtGGTCTGGTTTGATTTAGGTACCATGATGATCCAAGAGATTGGACTCAAAGGAAGGTCACCTTGTACTCAGATGGTAATTTATAAGGAAAATCTTCTCCGATTGAGCAAATAG